CGTCACGACCGTTCCCGAGGAGAAGCTGCGGGCCGCCCGCGGCGAAGGTGCGCGGGACAGCGACGTCGGCGAGCGCCCCCACAGGCTGCGGGACTCACGGCTCAAGGCGGCCGTACTCGATAGCACGCTAGTGTGTGTCGGCGTCGGCGCCGCCATCTGGGCCTACCTCATCTACCTGTTCTCGACTCAGCCGTTCATGGACGTCCTCGACATCAACGTCCTCATCACGGCGATGTTCGGCCTGGGCTTTCTGGCGCACATGTCGCTGCGAAGCTACATCGACGTCTTCCACGAGGCGATCCGCGGTGCCAGCCAGATCATCATCCAGTTTCAGTTCTACGGCGGGATCATGGGGATCATGGTGTTCTCGGGACTGGTCGAGCTGATCGCGACCACGGCCGCCCAGTACGCCACCGATACCACCTGGTACGCGCTCGTGTTCGTCTCCGGCGGGATCGTCAACTTCTTCGTCCCCTCTGGCGGCGGGCAGTGGGTCGTGATGGGCGAGATCTACGCCTCCGCGACCCAGTCGATCGAGGGCACGCAGATGAACTACATGATGATCGCGTTCGCCATGGGCGACCAGTGGACGAACATGATCCAGCCGTTCTGGGCGATCCCGGTGCTCGGTATCGCCGGACTAACGATCCGTGATATGATGGGGTACGTCGCCGTGTTGTTCGTCTTCGCCGGAATCGTGATGGGAACTGGTGCGATCATGATCGGAGTGCTCGGGTGATCACGATGGCGGAAGATCCTACCACGGCCGAGGACGAACGAGCCGTCAACGCCGACGGCGAGGCCGAGGACGCCCTCCGAACCGCGTTCGTCCCGACCTTCGGGAAGTACTTCCCCGAGTCGCTGGTCGGTGCGCTCGGGCTGGTCGTCCTCGCACTCGTCGCTACCGTCCCCGAGCTCGAGCCGACGACCCAGCTCGAGCTGCTCGGCGGGGGGTTCTACGTCTACGACCTGTTCGCGTTGCACATGCTGTTGCTCCTCTACTGGATTCTCAGCGCTGCAGCCGTCGAGTCCCCACGGGTCGGCGCCGCCTTCGATCGTCTCGCGACCCTGCTGCCGACGAGCCAGGCCGGCGTGATCTACGCGACCGCAGTGGTCTCGCTCGCGCTCGGGTGGCTCAACTGGGCGTTCGGCCTGATCGGCGGCATTCTGCTTGGCCAGCGGCTCTGCCAGCGCGCCCACGAGGACGGCGTCGCGGTTCACTACCCGTCCGTGCTGACGGGCGGGCTGCTGGCGCTGGTCGTGGCCAACCAGGGCCCGTCGAGCCTCGGCGCGCTGATCGCGGCCGACGACACCGGGCTGGCGAACTTCATGGTCGACGACGTCGGGACGGTCGGGATGAGCGAGTTCCTCAGCCATCCCGCGAACGTCGCCCCGACGCTGCTGTTCGTGCTGACGCTACCGCTCTTGTTGGTCTGGCTGGCGCCCGACGACGAGGACGCGATCGACTCGCTCGAGGATCGGGACCGCGTCCTCGAGGGCTCGATCGCCGAGACCCTCGACCACTACGCGCCCGTTCGCGACCCCGTCGACTGGGAACCCGGGGATCGCCTTGAGAACGCCGAGTCGCTCACCTGGATCATCGTCGCGATCGGGATCGCCTCGCTGGGGTGGCACTTCGGGACCGGCGGGGCGTTGACCCTGCCCTGGCTGGCGTTCGGGCTGGTCGTCGTCGGGCTCGCGGTGCAGGGGCCGCCGATGGCGTTCCGCGAGAAGACCGAGGACGCGACCCGGTGGGCCAACCACATGGCGATCCCGTTCCTGCTGTACGCGGCGACGTTCGCGCTGTTGATGGAGGCGGAGCTGTACGCGCCGCTGGGTGAGGCGCTGGCGGCGACCGGGCTGCCGTCCGTCGGCGCCTACGTCGTCGCGTTCGCGCTCGGCCTGCTGGTGCCCGATCCCGGCTCCCTCTGGCTGCTCCAGGGGCCCGCGGTGGCGGCCGCGGGCATCGAGGAGGTCCCCGCACTGGTGGCGACGATGTACGGCGCCGGCGTCTCGAACCTCTGGCTCGCGTTCCTCTTCGCCAGCGTGCTCTCGATCTACGGCTTCGACTGGCGGGAGTTCGCGACCTACGCCGCCGCCGTCACGGCGTACGTCTCGGTCGTCGTGGTGGGGCTCCTGCTCGTCTTCTGACCGGGAGCCGTCCGTAACGCCTTATCACCGAGAGGCACAACGGGAGCGCATGACACGCGATATCCTGGTCGCCGGCGAGACGCTGATCGACTTCCTGCCCGAGCGACCGGGTCCGATCTCGACCGTCGAGGGGTTCGAGCGACGCGCCGGCGGCGCGCCCGCGAACGTCGCCGTCGCGCTCGCGCGCCTCGAGCGGACGCCACTGTTCTGGACCCGTGTCGGCGAGGACCCGTTCGGTCGCTATCTCGTTGAGACCCTCGCTGACCACGGACTGCCCGAGCGGTTCATCGATCGCGACCCCGACGCGAAGACGACACTCGCCTTCGTCACCCACGACGAGACGGGCGACCGCGAGTTCTCCTTCTACCGCGACGACACCGCCGATACCCGCCTCGAGCCGGGTCGGATCGACGACGCCGTGCTGGCGGACCTCGAGTGGGTCCACGCGGGCGGAGTCGCGCTCTCGACGGGGTCCTCGCGGGAGGCGACGCTGGACCTGCTCGAGCGGGCCGACGCTGCCGGCTGTACCGTCTCGTTCGACCCGAACGCCAGGCCCGAGCTGTGGCCCGACGACGACGTCTTCCGTGCGGTCGTTCGGCGGGCGCTCGACCACGTCGACGTGCTGAAAGCCGCCGAGGAGGAGCTCGCGGCACTCGGGTTCGCGGGCGAGGACGTCGAGGCGACGGCCAGGGACGTCCTCGCGATCGAGGGGGGGCCGTCGACCGTGCTGGCGACGCGGGGCGGGGAGGGAGCCCTCGCAGTCGCCGGCGACGACGCGCCGTGGTCGGGGACCGCCAGCCACCCCGGCTACGAGGCCGACGTCGTCGACACGACGGGGGCGGGCGACGCGTTCCTCGCCGGAGCGATCGCGGCGCTGTCGGAGGGACGGGCGCTTGAAGACGTCCTGGCGTTCGCCAACGCCGTCGGCGCGGCGGCGACGACGGCTCCGGGCGCGATGACGGCGCTGCCGGACCGGGAGGCGGTCGGGGAGTTCGGAGGCGAGTGATTAGGGATCCCGGTCGAACGTGAACAGACGGACGTTACAGTCCGGGCAGAACAGCTTCTCGGCGGGCAGTGACCCGATCGGCGTCACCTCGCCACAGCAGGTCGACTGCGTGATCTCGAGGGGGCCGTCACAGAGCGGACACGCCTCGAGCAGCGAGCGCAGCGGTTTCCCTGCCGCACGGCGGATCGCGGGGTCGTCGACCCGCGACTCGAGGGCGCGTGCGGCGCCGAGTTCGGCGACCGCGATCTCCCGGCGGAGGGTGACGATCCCGCCGTCCTCGCCTTGCAAGACGAGGTAGGACCGGCCGAAGCTGCTGCCGACCCGGGCCTTGGTCTCCGGAGCCGTATGGCGGTCCGCGATCGCGGCCAGCGCCTCGAGATCGCGGTCGCGAAGCGCCCGGATCTCCTCGCGCCAGTCGGCCCTGAACCCGTCCCCGAGGCGGAGCTCCTCGCCGTCGGGAACGACGACGTCGGCCTCGATCAGCGCCGCGAGGACATCCTCGCCTGAAACCGCCTCGTCGGCGTCCGGGGCGTCCTCGGCTGCCGGCACGCCCGAGAGCGAGCCGGGCTCGTCGTCGTCGTGAGGATCGAGTGAGAGCGCCGCGGTCAGCCGCGGGGCGAAGCGCGGGGTGTAGGGGACGACGTAGCCGCGGGCGCCGATGGAGGCGAGGCCGACGACGCCGACCGCGACGGCAAGCAGCCGGCGCCGGGCGAGCGCGAGCGCGGCGACGGCGACCGCGACCAGCGCGCCGTTGGTGATCGTACAGGGCCAACACCGGTTCGGTCCGGTGTACTCCGGGCGACGAATCCGCTCGAGAAGGCGACTCATACGGTCGCGTTTCCACCCGACCGCCTTCAGTGTAGCGCCAAAAGGAGTCTTTTTTACAATTCCTGTAGTACCTCGGTGCTATGCGACGACGCGTCACAGGTTCCGGAGCGTTCGGTCGATCGGTGATCGGTGGATGAACCCGGACGAGCTCGCGGCGACGCTCGAGGAGGCGGGGCTCTCGCCGTACCAGGCCGACGCCTTCGTCACGTTGCTCGAGCGCGGCTCGGCCTCCGCGACCGACGTCGCACAGGCGAGCTCGGTCCCCGACCCGCGGATCTACGACGTCCTGCGGGGGCTCGAGGAGCGAGGGTACGTCGAGACCTACGAGCAGGGGAGTCTCCAGGCCAGAGCCCGAGACCCGGCGGAGGTCCTCGAGGATCTCCGCTCGCGGGCGGACCGGCTCGAGGACGCGGCCGACGAGATCGAGGCGCGCTGGACCCGCCCCGACATCGAGGACCACGCCGTCAGCATCGTCAAGCGGTTCGACACCGTCCTCGCCAGGGCCGACGAGCTCGTCAGGTCGGCCGACCACCAGGTCCAGATCGGGCTCACGCCCGCGCAGTTCGACGCGCTCGAGGACGCCCTCGGGGTCGCTCGCGAGGGCGGCGCCGACGTGAAGCTGTGTCTGTTTCCCGAGACGGCCACCGAGCCGTCGCTGCCGTCGACCGATCGTCTCGCCGCGGCCTGTACCGAAGCCCGGTACCGTCACATCCCCGCCCCGTTCGTGGCGCTGGTCGATCGCGCCTGGAGCTGTTTCGCGCCGAACGAACACTCCGCGAACGAGTACGGCGTCCTTGTCAACGATCGGACCCACGCGTACGTCTTCTACTGGTACTTCAGCACCTGTCTGTGGGACGTCTACGAACCGGTCTACTCGGCCCGCGACGAACGGCTCCCGAGGACGTACGTCGACATCCGGGAGGCGCTTCGCCGGATCGAGCCGCTTCTGGCGGAAGGAAAACAGGTCGAAGTCACCGTCGAGGGGTTCGAGACCGACTCCGGCCGTGAGACGACAGTCTCCGGAACGGTGACCGACGTCGGCTACACCGGTCAGTCGAACACAGAGGGGGAGTCGGTCCCGATCGCACAGTTCGCGGGTAAGGCCGCGGTCACGCTCGAGAGCGACGGCCGTACACGGACGGTCGGAGGATGGGGTGCGATCGTTGAGGACGTCGAGGCAGTTCGGATCACGCTCGAGGCGGCCGTCTGAAGGCTCGTCTCTCCTCGGGTACACGCCCAGAACCGTCCGTTCGAAGAGCGACGGCGGCTTGTTGTCCGGCCGGGGTGAAAGAAGTTAACTACATCCGTTGTACCCAACCCAGCAATTATAAATAGATACAATTCAATATCCCAGTTCATGAGTGACAGATATTCACGGGGGCGTACCAACGACGAATCCAGCGTCTCGCGGCGTACCTTCGTCGCCGCAGCCGGAGCGACCGGCGCGACGGCCAGCCTGGCCGGCTGTATCTACGGCGACGGCGACGACGGCGACGGCGACGTCGTCATCGCGATGGGGTCGACTACCATCGACGACGTCGAGGACGGGATGCCGGACCTGCTCTACGAGAACGGGCTCGACGAGGACATCGAGATCAGCTTCAGTTCCCAGTCCGACGACACCGGCGACCAGCGCGACACCTACTCGCAGCTGATCGAGGCCGGCGAGTCCGAGCCGGACCTCATGATGTGTGACACCGGCTGGACGAACGTCCTCATCGAGAACGGCTACCTCGCGAACCTCTCGGAGGAGCTCGACGACGAGACCCTGGAGCTCATCGACGAGGAGTACTTCGAGGCGTTCGTCGACACCGCCCGCGATCCCGAGAGCGGCGATCTGATGGCGCTGCCGCTGTTCCCGGACTACGGCTGCCTGTACTACAACAAGAACTACGCCCGCGAGGCCGGCTACGACGATGACGACTTCGAGGAGTGGGCGACCGAGCCGATGAGCTGGGAGGAGTGGGCCGAGCTGACCGAGGAGATGCTCGAGGCCTCCGACGCCGAGGCCGGACTCGCGACCCAGTTCGACATCTACGAGGGGACCTCCTGCTGTAGCTTCAACGAGGTCATGACCTCCTGGGGCGGCGCGTACTTCGGCGGCGAGGAGAACCTCGGCGGCCCCGTCGGCGACCGACCCGTCACCGTCGACGAGGAGGAGTTCATCGACTCCCTTGCGATGATGCGGACGTTCGTCGCCGACGAACACGACGACGACACTCTCGACGAGTTCCCGACGGGGATCGCCCCGACGGACATCACCTCCTGGGACGAGGAGGGGGCCCGCGAGCCGTTCTCCTCGGGCCAGACCGCAATGTTACGCAACTGGCCATACATCGTTCCCGGAACGCTCGACGACGACGACTACCCGTTCGACGACGAGAACGACCTCGGTGCGATGCCGATCCCGTACGCGGTCGAGGAAGACGAGGCCGCCCAGCCCGGCGCGGGCGGTACCACGTCCGCACAGGGCGGCTGGCACATCGGCCTCAACCCCAACTCCGAGCGCACGGAGGAAGCGGTGCAGGTCATGCAGGCAATGACCGAGGACGACTTCAACCTCGGCATGCTCGAGGTCGTCGCCTGGCTGCCGCCAAAGCCCGACCTGTTCGACGACGAAGAGGCGACCGATCCCGACGACGTCGGGCCGATCGGTCACTACATGGAGACGCTGCGGGTCGCCGGCGAGAACGCGATGCCACGTCCCGTTACCGAGCAGTGGCCGTCGCAGGCCGAGATCATCGCCGAGCAGGTCAACCAGGCAGTCGCCGGCGACCAGAGTCCAGAAGACACCGCGGCTGATCTCCAGGACGCGCTCGAAGACAGCGAATCGTAAGGATGAGCACTGAACAAGATTCGGACACCGCAGCCCGAGAGTCGAGGCGCTCGGGGCCGCTGGTGACGGTCACGCGGTGGCTGGAAAACCTCGGCGAAACCGCCTTCGCCTACCTGCTGTTGACTCCCGTCTTCGTCATCCTGGGAGCGATCGCGCTCTACCCGCTGTTGCGAACGTTCGAGCTATCGATGTACATCAACGTCCTCGGCACCGGCGATCCGGAGTTCGTCGGTCTCCAGAACTACGTCGACATGTTCACCGGCGAGCGCGATCCGGACTTCCCCGGCTCGACGACGTTCCTGCCGGACGTGAGCACGAGTTCGAGCTTCCCGTTCGTCCACGTCAGCGGCTGGTTCCGTAGCGCGCTGATCGTAACGCTCGTCTTTACCGTCGTGAGCGTCTTCTTCGAGACGATCATCGGGTTCGGTCAGGCGCTGATCCTCGACCAGGAGTTCCGCGGCCGGCGGCTCGTCCGCGTCGCGATCATCATCCCGTGGGCCGTGCCGCTTGTCATCCAGGGGATGATCTTCTACCTGATGTTCCATCCGAGCACCGGGTTCCTCACGGAGTACCTGGCGAACATCGGAATCCTCGAACCGACGAATACGCTCAACGATCCGTTGAGCGCCCTGATCATCGTTACCGTCGCCGACATCTGGAAGACGACCGCGTTTATGGCCCTGCTGATACTTGCGGGGCTCCAGAGCGTCGACCGCAGTCTCTACGACGTCGCGAAGGTCGCCGGCGCGAGCCGCTGGCAGCAGTTCAAGCTGATCACGCTGCCGCTTGTCCTGCCGGCCGTCGCTATCGCCGTGCTGTTCCGGACGATCGACGCAATGCGGGTCTACGGCCTGATCGACATCGCCTCGAGCTGTACGGTCGTCCCGTCGCTGTCGTGTATGGTCGTCGAAACGTTCAACACGAACCGCGGACTCGCCTCCGCGATCGCGTTCGTGACGGCGGGGATCATCGGGATCCTCGCGATGATCGTCATCTACAGGCAGTACAAGGAGGGATTCTAACATGGCTACGACAACCGACCAATCGTCCGACTCCTCGGACTCCGACAAGGGCGTCCTCGCACAGTGGACCCAGGGCGTCATCGGAGACGACGAGAAACGCAGCCGCCTCTACCGGGCGCTGTTTTACGTCGCGTGTGGCTTTTTCCTCGTGACGACACTGTTCCCGTTCTACTGGCTCCTGGTGCTTGCGCTGACGCCGAACAGCCAGATCCTGACCGGTGACTGGTCGCTTCCGGTTATCGGACTCGAGTTCCCACACCCACAGGGGTTCAACCCCCAGGCGTTCGTCGAGGTGTTCCAGCAGATCCCGTTCCACCTCTACGTGTTCAACAGCTTCGTCCTCGCGACGATCACGACCATCATCGTGTTGCTAGTCGCGAGTCTCGCGGGCTACGTCTTCGGGCGACTCGAGTTCCCCGGGAAAGGACCGCTCATGCTCGCCGTGTTGATGGTGTCGTACTTCCCGCCGGCAGCGTTTCTGATCCCGCTGTTCGACGCGTTCCTCGGGAACGCCGTCGTGATCCCGTTCCTCGGGATCGAGCTGTTCCAGCCGCCGCGGTTGGTGAACACACCGGGATCGATGATCCTTCCCTTTAGCGCGCTGTTCATGCCGCTGGCGATCTTCATCCTCACCACCTTCTACGCACAGATCCCCGACGGGCTAGAGGACGCGGCCCGGGTCGAGGGGACGACTCGGCTGGGCGCGCTGTTCCGGGTCATCATGCCCCTGTCGGCACCCGGCGTCGCGACGGCGGCCGTCCTGACGTTCATCGCGGTCTACAACGAGTACTTCTTCAGCTCGATCATGGCCCTGGAGAACGTCCCAGAGAACTGGTCGCCGCTGGTGGGCGGGATCCTGAGCTACCAGGACCAGTATACGACCGACTTCAACCTCATGGCGGCAGCGAGCATCGTCGGGGTTATCCCGATCCTGATCCTCGTGGTCGTCGCACAGGAACGTATCGTGAGCGGACTAACTGCGGGAGGACTCAAGGAATAACATGGCACGCGTATCACTCAGCAACGTCACGAAACGCTACGAGGACGTCGTCGCGGTCGACGACATGAACCTCGAAATCGAGGACGGAGAGTTCGTCTGTTTCGTCGGGCCCTCGGGCTGTGGCAAGTCGACGACGATGGAGACGATCGCCGGCCTGACGAAACCGACGGAGGGGACGATCCGGATCGGCGACGCCGACGTCACGACGCTGCCGCCGAAAGACCGGGGCGTGTCGATGGTCTTCCAGAACATCGCCCTCTTTCCCCACATGGACGTCTACGAGAATATCTCGTTCGGGCTGCGGCTGCGGAAGTACGACCAGGACGAGATCGATCGTCGGGTCGACAACGCCGCCGAGATCGTCCAGCTCGAGGGGATGCTCGACCGCGAACCCAACGAGCTCTCGGGCGGCCAGCAACAGCGGGTGGCGATCGCCCGCGCGATCGTCCGCGATCCGGACGTCTTCCTGATGGACGAGCCGCTGGCGAACCTGGACGCGAAGCTGCGGGTTCACATGCGGACCGAGCTCCAGCGTCTGCACAAGCAGCTGGATACGACGATTATCTACGTCACTCACGACCAGGCCGAGGCGATGACGATGTCCGACCGGATCGCTGTCCTCAACGCGGGCCAGCTCCAACAGATCGATCCGCCGCTTGTCTGTTACAACGAGCCCGCGAACCTCTTTGTCGCCGGCTTCATCGGCTCGCCCTCGATGAACTTCACCGAGGGCGAGCTCGTCGACGGCGGGCTCACCACCGAACACTACGATCTCGAGTTCGACACGACCGAGCTCGGCGTCAGTCCCGGCGAGGAGATCACGGCCGGGATCCGTCCGGAGGACATCCATCTCACCAGAAACTCCGAGGCCGTCGACCACCCCTCCGAGGTGATCGAGGCGACGACGGACGTCCTCGAGCCAATGGGCGACGAGATTTTCGTCTACCTCTCGCTCGACGGCTCGAGCGGGTCCTCGATGACCAGCGACGAGGCCGCCGGCGCCGCCAACCAGCTGCTGATGAGCGTCGATCCCGACACCGATATCGAGGCCGACGAATCCGTCTCGATCGTCCTCGATCGCTCGAAGATCCACCTCTTCGACACCGGGTCGGGCGACGCGCTCGCACACGGCGTCGTCGACCTCTCCGAGTCCGAACGAACGAGAGCGGCGGCCGAATCGAGGGGACAGCATGAGTAGCCTCGTTCCCGTGGTCTACTACGGGGGGTTTCTCGTGTTGTTCTTCTTCTGGATCTACGGGATCGTCTCGTTCGGTCTGGACGTAAAGAACAAGATCGTTCCCGGAATCAAACAGTACCGCCGCGGACGCAAGCGCCAGAAGGCAAAGCAAGAACGCGACGAGGAGCAAGACGAGCGAGAACAGCAGCTGTACTGAGCGGGTGGCGACCCGTCGTGGACGGCCGACCGCTTTCGATCGCCCGTCCCGAGCGTCGCTGTTTTCGGCGAACTTCGTCTATAGGCCGTCTACCTGCAGTAGACGGGAGATGCTCCACCTGGATTTATGGAGTCTCGTGACGACCGTTCGGTCGTATGGATATCGGCGTTCACACCCCACCGCTCGCTGACGAATCGCTCGAGGGCGCCCTGGCGTACCTCTCTGATATCGGCGTCGACGCGATCGAACCCGGGGTCGGCGGCTTCCCCGGTGACGACCACCTCGTTCGGGAGGAGTATCTCGACGACGAGGACGCCCAGCTCGAACTCGAGGAACTGCTCTCGGAGTTCGAGATGCACGTGAGCGCGCTCGCGATCCACAACAATCCGCTCCATCCCGACGAAAAGCGGGCCGAGGAGGCCGACACCGAACTCCGCGAGGCGATCGAGCTCGCCGACCAGCTCGACGTCAACACGGTGACCTGTTTCTCCGGACTGCCGGCGGGCGGCCCCGACGACGAGGTGCCGAACTGGATCACGGCCCCCTGGCCGACCGAGCACGCCGACGCCCACGACTACCAGTGGGAGGTGGCCGTCGACTACTGGTCGGACCTCGCGGCGTACGCCGACGACCACGGCGTCGACCTCGCGATCGAGATGCACCCGAACATGCTCGTCTACGAGCCACACGGGATGGCGAAGCTCCGTGAGGAGACCGGCGAGCGCGTCGGCGCGAACTTCGACCCCTCCCACCTGTACTGGCAGGACATCTCAATCACTGACGCGATTCGGTATCTCGGCGAGCGCGACGCGATCCATCACTTCCACGCCAAGGACACGAAGGTCTACGAGGAGCAGGCCCGCGAGAAGGGCGTCCTCGACACGACGGCGTACGACGACGAACCCAACCGCTCGTGGCTGTTCCGCTCGGTGGGGTACGGTCACGGCGAGGAACACTGGAAGGACGTCGTCTCGACGCTACGGATGGTCGGCTACGACGGCACCCTGAGCATCGAACACGAGGACTCGCTGACCAGCTCCCGCGAAGGGTTAGAGAAAGCCGTCGAAATTCTCGAACGGGCGATCTTCCGCGAACAGCCCGGCGAGGCGTACTGGGCCGAGTAGCCCCCGTTGCTGCGGAACGACGGGAGAGCCGTCCGGGCGACGACGCCGTCTCCGCGGATCCACCCATTGTCGTTCGCGCACAGGCCTTATCCGCCGTGCAGATGTTGTGTGGATATGAGTGAGCGGAGCGCGTCCGAGATGGCGTTCTGGGACGATGCGGCCGAAGACGAGGCCCATCAGCGGTATCGAACGCTTCTCCACACGATCGGCGACGGGATCTTTCAGCTCGACGTCGAGGGTCGCTTCGTCGCGGTGAACGACGTTCTCAGCGAGTTGACGGGGTACGAGTACGACGAACTTCTGGGCGAACGGATCGCCGACGTCCTCGAGACCGACGGCTCGGCGGTCGAGCGCGAAATAGCGCGACTCCGGACGAACCCAGCCCAACAGAGCGAGCTTCTCGAGGTCCCCGTCCGGACCGCCGGCGAGAACCTGGTACTCTGTGAGATCCGAGTAAACCCGTTCGCCGAAGACGAGTCCCTTCGGGGCGCCGTCGGAACAGTCCGTGAGATTGCCGGCCGGAACCGAACGGAGCTGGATTGGCGCCGGCAACACCGCGAGTTCGAGTACGAAGGAGAGGGTTACGAGATAACGCGCGACCTGCAGGAGAGCGAGGAACGATTGCGTCTCGCGCTTCAGGCCGGGGATCTGGGCATGTGGGAGCTCGATCTCCAGACTCGGGATTCGCCCGTCCGTTCCCCCCAGCACGATCGGATCTTCGGCTACGAAGAGCCCCGCGAGGAGTGGAGCTTCGAAACCTTTCTCGAGCACGTCCACCCGGACGATCGCGAGTTCGTCGAGCGCAGTTTCGAGGACGCCTTCGAGACGGGGACGTGGGAGTTCGACTGTCGGATCGTCCGAACCGACGGCGAGCAGCGGTGGATTGCGGCCCAGGGCGAGTTCTACTACAACACCGACGGCGAGCCGGTTCGTGCGATCGGAGTCGTAGAGGACGTCACCGAGCAAAAGGAGAACGCGAAGTACCTCGAAGACGCGAAGTCACAGCTCGAGGCCGCGACCGAAGCCGGCGCCGTCGGCACGTGGGAGTGGGACGTTCCCGAGGATCGGATGGTCGTCGGCGCGTCGTTCGCCGATCAGTTCGGAGTCGACCCCGACGCCGCCCGCGAGGGCGTTTCGCTCGAGAATTTCATCTCCTC
This genomic window from Natronococcus occultus SP4 contains:
- a CDS encoding ABC transporter ATP-binding protein; this translates as MARVSLSNVTKRYEDVVAVDDMNLEIEDGEFVCFVGPSGCGKSTTMETIAGLTKPTEGTIRIGDADVTTLPPKDRGVSMVFQNIALFPHMDVYENISFGLRLRKYDQDEIDRRVDNAAEIVQLEGMLDREPNELSGGQQQRVAIARAIVRDPDVFLMDEPLANLDAKLRVHMRTELQRLHKQLDTTIIYVTHDQAEAMTMSDRIAVLNAGQLQQIDPPLVCYNEPANLFVAGFIGSPSMNFTEGELVDGGLTTEHYDLEFDTTELGVSPGEEITAGIRPEDIHLTRNSEAVDHPSEVIEATTDVLEPMGDEIFVYLSLDGSSGSSMTSDEAAGAANQLLMSVDPDTDIEADESVSIVLDRSKIHLFDTGSGDALAHGVVDLSESERTRAAAESRGQHE
- a CDS encoding sugar phosphate isomerase/epimerase family protein is translated as MDIGVHTPPLADESLEGALAYLSDIGVDAIEPGVGGFPGDDHLVREEYLDDEDAQLELEELLSEFEMHVSALAIHNNPLHPDEKRAEEADTELREAIELADQLDVNTVTCFSGLPAGGPDDEVPNWITAPWPTEHADAHDYQWEVAVDYWSDLAAYADDHGVDLAIEMHPNMLVYEPHGMAKLREETGERVGANFDPSHLYWQDISITDAIRYLGERDAIHHFHAKDTKVYEEQAREKGVLDTTAYDDEPNRSWLFRSVGYGHGEEHWKDVVSTLRMVGYDGTLSIEHEDSLTSSREGLEKAVEILERAIFREQPGEAYWAE